A region of Paenibacillus sp. 37 DNA encodes the following proteins:
- a CDS encoding GNAT family N-acetyltransferase — MITELHTERLYLRKMDVADSASLFKIWSDPDVTRFMNITHFTDENQAIAMINLLDDLSQENKAIRFSILAQESNEIIGSCGYNSLDFDNLKAEIGYDIARSHWGKGYAAEAISSLLAHAFSTMKLNRIEAKVDPGNVNSIKLLQKLNFTCEGTLRAYERVGETFSDLNMYSKLATD, encoded by the coding sequence TTGATTACAGAGTTACACACAGAACGGTTATATTTGCGAAAAATGGACGTAGCGGATTCGGCCAGTTTGTTTAAGATTTGGTCTGATCCAGATGTAACTAGATTTATGAATATCACTCATTTTACGGATGAAAATCAAGCTATAGCCATGATTAATCTTCTGGATGATCTTTCTCAGGAAAATAAGGCCATTCGGTTCTCTATCCTTGCGCAAGAGTCCAACGAAATCATAGGTTCATGTGGTTATAATTCACTGGATTTTGACAATCTTAAAGCAGAAATCGGGTATGACATTGCCAGATCACACTGGGGGAAAGGATATGCTGCGGAAGCGATCTCTTCTTTATTAGCTCATGCATTCTCGACTATGAAGCTGAATCGAATCGAAGCAAAGGTTGATCCCGGTAATGTGAATTCGATCAAGCTATTACAAAAGCTCAATTTCACATGCGAAGGCACCCTCAGAGCATACGAGAGGGTAGGCGAAACGTTCAGTGATCTGAATATGTATTCCAAGTTGGCGACAGATTAG